In Anopheles gambiae chromosome 2, idAnoGambNW_F1_1, whole genome shotgun sequence, a single window of DNA contains:
- the LOC133392089 gene encoding uncharacterized protein LOC133392089, whose translation MERKTEHDEEAGQSRESKPTTQRIPESKNETGDVVDAVLAVAARVEMIEKGESAQQTHTTKQTRGAQQLKLNGEKRSKTKSSKEKSINALVAKYDAEIREKDNEIENLRLKVSKLKRNQRRPVDNPCVTSRSATKEMDEDERSTASEDLSSGDRELVESDVKTEVEEKPLTRRQESARKRLSMPLPPFSGAPEDWPAFISCFEDTTKACGFSNLENLQRLRQSLSGDALEAVNGTLMLADAVPDMIKELRNLFGKPRRILKALLRKVRAVPAPDADRLETFINFGLAVKQLVGHIVGAKLTEHLSNPLLVEELEEKLPPGYQLDWVRYKRHRRGKSLQVFSSYLTALTEDITEVKDFGSYKTNRGNFRSGTRANLNHHAIENRDVKKCYVCNSIAHKVRECNEFKNLSVLSRLDYLPTKSCMTF comes from the exons ATGGAACGCAAAACGGAGCACGACGAAGAGGCTGGACAGTCACGGGAATCGAAGCCGACGACGCAGCGTATTCCCGAAAGTAAGAACGAGACCGGCGACGTTGTGGATGCCGTATTGGCCGTTGCAGCGAGAGTGGAGATGATCGAGAAAGGAGAATCGGCGCAGCAGACGCACACCACTAAGCAGACACGTGGTGCGCAGCAATTGAAGCTAAACGGTgagaaaagaagtaaaacgAAATCGAGCAAGGAGAAAAGCATCAATGCGCTTGTAGCCAAATACGACGCAGAGATACGAGAGAAAGATAACGAGATTGAGAATTTGCGTTTGAAGGTTTCCAAATTGAAACGCAATCAACGTCGTCCCGTTGATAACCCTTGCGTGACAAGTCGTAGTGCAACAAAGGAGATGGATGAGGATGAGCGCAGCACGGCGAGTGAGGATTTATCTAGCGGTGATCGTGAGCTCGTTGAAAGTGATGTGAAAACGGAGGTTGAAGAAAAACCCCTTACGCGTCGTCAAGAGTCGGCACGTAAACGTTTATCGATGCCATTACCCCCGTTTAGTGGTGCCCCCGAGGATTGGCCGGCGTTCATCAGCTGTTTCGAGGACACGACAAAAGCATGTGGCTTTTCTAACCTCGAAAACTTACAACGATTGAGACAAAGCCTAAGTGGAGATGCATTGGAAGCGGTAAATGGAACGTTGATGCTCGCGGATGCTGTTCCGGACATGATAAAGGAGCTGCGAAATTTATTTGGGAAACCTCGTCGTATCCTGAAGGCGCTGTTACGCAAGGTTCGAGCTGTACCTGCTCCGGATGCTGATCGACTGGAGACGTTTATAAATTTCGGACTCGCAGTAAAACAATTGGTCGGACACATCGTGGGTGCGAAGCTGACGGAGCATTTAAGCAATCCTTTGCTCGTCGAAGAGCTGGAGGAGAAGCTCCCTCCAGGTTACCAGTTGGATTGGGTAAGATATAAACGGCATAGGCGTGGAAAATCTCTACAAGTGTTTTCAAGCTACCTGACTGCCCTTACGGAGGATATCACGGAAGTGAAGGATTTCGGAAGCTACAAGACCAACAGAGGAAATTTCCGTTCCGGGACCCGTGCAAACCTAAATCATCATGCGATCGAAAACAGGGACGTCAAAAAGTGCTACGTTTGCAACAGCATTGCGCACAAGGTGAGAGAATGTAACGAATTTAAGAATCTTTCAGTACTAAGCCGGCTGGACTAC TTACCAACGAAGAGCTGTATGACGTTTTAA